The proteins below come from a single Pichia kudriavzevii chromosome 2, complete sequence genomic window:
- a CDS encoding uncharacterized protein (PKUD0B01580; ancestral locus Anc_1.121; MATa1 gene) — translation MYEMSLGKDVGTIILPILTICSLTSEFCDKNETRKPLNIELPRLESMSGIPTTENSNLRRLIDDCQDSFEKEVGILMNNDLPLTLVEDLFKRYKEFFWEKYKLMNNLIDTPRLPEHLTFDDHWILDDSLSLENLNDIPMLQPYQLSDFEITQAEITTTSDILGEPLTIELSGSQLSEQNTPIFSQNFGIYDYLNSITNEIESSTTDSGHNRRHRPSKDVKEKLEQIFTKVKNPNSVEREYIAKKCNMTPTQVRIWFTNKRARQIKTRDT, via the coding sequence ATGTATGAAATGTCACTCGGGAAAGATGTAGGGACAATTATTCTTCCAATATTAACGATATGCAGCTTAACTAGTGAGTTTTGCGATAAGAATGAGACAAGGAAACCTTTAAATATCGAATTACCGCGTTTAGAATCAATGAGTGGTATTCCCACGAcagaaaattcaaacttAAGAAGATTAATTGATGACTGTCAAGATTCCTTTGAGAAGGAGGTGGGAATTCTTATGAACAATGATTTACCCCTTACTTTGGTAGAGGACCTATTTAAAAGGTATAAAGAGTTTTTTTGGGAAAAATACAAGCTAATGAATAATCTCATTGATACGCCCCGACTGCCTGAACATTTGACTTTTGATGATCACTGGATCTTGGATGACAGCTTGTCACTTGAAAACTTGAATGATATACCAATGTTACAACCATACCAACTctctgattttgaaattacaCAAGCAGAAATCACTACAACCTCCGATATATTGGGAGAGCCATTGACCATAGAATTAAGTGGCTCACAACTATCTGAACAAAATACTCCAATATTTTCAcaaaattttggaatttatgattatttgaattctattacaaatgaaattgaatcaTCAACTACTGATAGTGGGCACAACCGAAGACATCGTCCATCAAAAGAtgttaaagaaaaacttgagCAAATATTTACTAAAGTAAAGAACCCCAACAGTGTCGAGCGTGAATATATAGCTAAAAAGTGTAACATGACGCCAACGCAAGTGAGGATTTGGTTTACCAATAAAAGAGCAAgacaaataaaaacaaggGATACTTAG
- a CDS encoding uncharacterized protein (PKUD0B01520; similar to Saccharomyces cerevisiae YFL002C (SPB4); ancestral locus Anc_8.87) → MKPEATSVSWESLSYKIQPWIHDAMISLGFTSMTPVQASTIPLLSQHKDVVVEAVTGSGKTLAYIIPVLEKITKLLEENELKKGHFGALIVAPTRELADQIDTVMNSILELQPENVKNIKSQRLVGSIQSVREDLSTFLLEKPQILIGTPGRVIDFLSNNSVKTSKCEILILDEADKLLDIGFINDTQSIVRFLPSQRRTGLFSATISGAGNEIFKTGMTNPVKVTVKSSSLAAAAAPQSLNLSYMVVKPSLKLKILFNMILKFRFKKAIVYFPTNFAVTHFYSIFTHLLEKSEHVQGELDIVISSLHGKLDAKPRMKTLSKFAEGYATKSVLFTTDVAARGLDIPDVDLVIQLDPPTEPDVFLHRCGRTGRANRIGNAITMLSEGREEEYVNFLDIKNIQLRKQDVPSVSDKESEWYNQEFKSWLLVDRIRYDHSVRCYVAYVRYYSKHVASSIFRLSELDYYSLAKLHGLTRFPKMPENKYIKSFPEDGWIDDSIDFDHYQYKDTAKEEARLQELKTERRKKERKEKALLKKELKEKNSAWSKKVESKETKLERREKMAKRREAVEAEIKRQREQEDSDESEVEVDWKDLVRANKKKKAKVQSNGFFDDL, encoded by the coding sequence ATGAAGCCAGAAGCAACTTCTGTGTCATGGGAAAGTCTATCGTATAAAATCCAGCCATGGATACATGATGCGATGATCTCATTAGGTTTTACATCAATGACACCGGTCCAAGCATCAACAATTCCACTTTTATCTCAACACAAGGACGTTGTAGTTGAAGCGGTTACCGGTTCAGGAAAAACTCTAGCATATATTATACCagttttggagaaaatcaCCAAACTTTTAGAGGAAaatgaattgaagaagggACATTTCGGTGCTCTGATAGTAGCGCCAACTAGAGAATTAGCAGACCAAATAGATACTGTCATGAATTCGATTCTTGAACTTCAACCAGAGAatgtgaaaaatataaaatcaCAGAGATTAGTTGGATCCATTCAAAGTGTAAGGGAAGATTTGAGCACCTTTTTGTTGGAAAAGCCACAGATTCTAATTGGTACACCTGGTAGAGtcattgatttcttatcaaacaattcagTCAAGACTTCAAAATGCGAGATATTGATTCTGGATGAGGCCGACAAACTTTTGGATATTGGATTTATCAATGACACTCAATCAATTGTTCGGTTTTTACCAAGTCAACGAAGAACCGGTTTGTTTTCGGCAACAATATCTGGTGCAGGTAACGAAATTTTTAAAACGGGTATGACAAACCCTGTAAAAGTGACTGTCAAATCTTCGTCGCTCGCCGCTGCAGCCGCTCCACAGAGCTTGAATCTCTCATATATGGTTGTTAAACCATCactgaagttgaaaatccTGTTTAATATGATACTTAAATTTCGATTTAAAAAAGCAATTGTTTACTTCCCAACCAATTTTGCAGTTACTCAtttttattcaatatttACACATCTCTTGGAAAAGTCCGAACATGTCCAAGGTGAGTTAGATATCGTCATATCTTCTTTACATGGTAAATTAGATGCAAAGCCACGTATGAAAACATTAAGCAAATTTGCTGAAGGATATGCGACAAAATCTGTGCTATTTACAACAGACGTTGCAGCAAGAGGATTGGATATTCCTGATGTTGATTTAGTTATCCAATTAGATCCCCCAACTGAACCTGATGTTTTTTTGCACAGATGTGGTAGAACAGGAAGAGCAAATAGGATTGGTAATGCAATTACCATGTTAAGCGAAGGTAGAGAAGAGGAATACGTTaactttttggatattAAAAACATCCAGCTTAGAAAACAGGATGTGCCCAGTGTTTCCGATAAAGAGAGTGAATGGTATAATCAGGAGTTTAAGAGTTGGTTGTTAGTTGATAGAATACGGTATGATCACTCTGTAAGGTGCTACGTTGCATATGTTCGATACTATTCCAAGCATGTTGCATCTTCTATTTTCCGCCTTTCTGAGCTAGACTATTATAGCTTGGCTAAATTACATGGCCTAACGAGATTTCCGAAAATGCCGGAGAATAAGTACATCAAGAGTTTCCCTGAAGACGGTTGGATAGACGATTCTATAGATTTTGACCATTATCAGTACAAAGACACGGCTAAAGAAGAGGCACGACTACAAGAACTCAAAACAGAACGgagaaagaaggaaagaaaagaaaaagctttgttgaagaaagagctgaaagaaaaaaactctGCTTGGAGTAAAAAAGTGGAGagcaaagaaacaaaattggaaagaagagagaagaTGGCAAAGAGAAGGGAAGCTGTTGAAgctgaaatcaaaagacaaagagaacaagaagatTCTGATGAATcagaagttgaagttgattggAAAGACCTGGTTCGTGCaaataagaaaaagaaggctAAGGTCCAAAGCAATGgcttttttgatgatttatAA
- a CDS encoding uncharacterized protein (PKUD0B01560; similar to Saccharomyces cerevisiae YNL244C (SUI1); ancestral locus Anc_1.118): MSNIENLKSFDPFADTGDDETEVTNYIHIRIQQRNGRKTLTTVQGLPDEYDLKKILKVIKKEFACNGNIVKDDELGEVIQLQGDQRLKIMEFMVQTLGIKKKNIKIHGF, translated from the exons ATGAGTAATATCGAGAACCTAAAGTCTTTTG ATCCTTTCGCCGATActggtgatgatgaaactgAAGTTACAAACTACATCCACATTCGTATCCAACAAAGAAACGGTAGAAAGACATTAACCACTGTTCAAGGTTTGCCTGATGAAtatgatttgaagaagatcttAAAAGTCATCAAGAAGGAGTTTGCTTGTAATGGTAACATCGTCAAGGATGACGAGCTAGGTGAAGTTATCCAGTTGCAAGGTGACCAACGTCTGAAGATTATGGAATTTATGGTCCAAACTCTAGgtatcaaaaagaaaaacatcaaaatcCATggtttttag
- a CDS encoding uncharacterized protein (PKUD0B01550; similar to Saccharomyces cerevisiae YNL245C (CWC25); ancestral locus Anc_1.117): MPSDLNLKKSWNPKLLKNREIVWQREQELLREHRKNQLHKAKLDEINEKNELLSLTEPSKDLTKRKDKNISWMYGSEQSASTDGEKIDEDILLGKRSVVDALVDNAKKDKKLTRMEKVMKTGEGYINQDNQSGEMSTKKKIAKLSKDDPLYTMKLQQIKRQEYLARQEKANSLRARIETNKKTSRNSEGRFEKDHGMHNRCKNKEHSAKGGKHNNYRSVERDSREYDPRYKKNNSRYGYRDNYRVRD, from the coding sequence ATGCCATCGGATCTAAACCTTAAGAAATCATGGAACCCTAAGTTACTAAAGAACAGAGAAATAGTCTGGCAAAGAGAACAAGAACTTCTTAGAGAACATCGGAAAAATCAGCTTCATAAGGCCAAGTTAGATGAGATTAACGAAAAGAATGAGCTTTTATCGTTAACCGAGCCTTCAAAAGACTTAACAAAGAGGAAGGACAAAAATATCAGTTGGATGTACGGCAGTGAACAGTCTGCCAGCACAGATGGTgagaaaattgatgaagatatcCTACTTGGGAAACGTTCGGTTGTCGATGCATTGGTTGATAACGCcaaaaaagataaaaaacTAACACGGATGGAAAAAGTTATGAAGACAGGGGAGGGATATATCAATCAGGACAACCAAAGTGGGGAGATGAGTactaagaaaaaaatagccAAACTATCAAAGGACGATCCGTTATACACAATGaaacttcaacaaatcaaaagacAGGAGTATTTAGCTAGACAGGAAAAGGCCAACTCTTTGAGAGCAAGAATCGAGACGAATAAAAAGACATCTAGGAATAGTGAAGGGAGATTTGAAAAGGATCATGGGATGCATAATAGGTGCAAGAATAAAGAACACTCAGCAAAAGGTGGCAAGCATAATAATTACCGTTCGGTCGAGAGAGACTCACGAGAATATGATCCACGTTATAAGAAGAATAATTCTAGATATGGCTACAGAGACAACTATAGAGTCAGGGACTGA
- a CDS encoding uncharacterized protein (PKUD0B01570; similar to Saccharomyces cerevisiae YNL243W (SLA2); ancestral locus Anc_1.119), with the protein MFSSLVSREGETKRSRKTSSNMFSSSRHVTDISTAIKKACTPEDTASKRKHVRACIVYTWDHKSSKDFWETMKVVPLKNTDTQLFKALILIHKVLQEGHPSALVGGFKNMEWISNLDTLRTLDRRFQVLIPEYVNYILQKLRFHHNHRGFNGTFEYEEYVSLRTVSDPNEGYDAILDLTSLQDSLDSFGRDIFATVRNNNSECIISALVPIVAESYGIYKFLISMLRAMYKMSDSAEILEPLKSKFEDQHERLYDFYANCSNIRYLTTLITIPKLPFEAPNLIIQNDEDENVNLPPLTEQKTAATTLRHSPTPFEQENERQQQQAPIATQPTGMVRNAFVEQQQLYEQQQQQLEQQRQAELQQQQQQQLAQQQYWEQQQRQQAEAQQLAQQQLLLDQAQRHAQGRVAELERDILTLKGQYDNDQLMLQSYDQKVQALENELASTTQTAQEQLASKDEQLNLLQEQVEYWKNKYESLAKLYSQLRTEHLNLLTKSKKIQQKAASAQEAIEKREKLERDMKAKNIELADLIKERDRARLELERFKNGTKTDLQTLQLEKDELEQKLATLDRAQSANLTAIFNQHNKELQELQNKFKDVTLNAPSDEKLKQLEEQLQEKDLEIEMMQQTMDETIKDLVKTQNSREEKSEMQNKLNSTKVLGLIDAILKSGINRIQDAVFELDSPMQAGNLNSSPEYVLTLLEKSSGLVTDFASSFNNMLVDGDNANEALVIDSITNFTTSISDILLNTKGLTRLTKQDDFQDDLIDTAKDIAEISEVYLESLYHSNLVNKSIDDQTDIVINGNIDVQEILQTLLQLVESMKTPSSKIDLSKVDGELSDLVDKEMEHASRVIEEASVHLSSLLNQPFDVSMSSIDIEVNKSILAAASAIITAIKYLIRASIESQEEIVNNGRGSHSKTSFYKKNNKWTEGLISASKSIAYSTNTLIRIADGVLQNKHSNEELVVASREVAASTAQLVSAARVKSQFMSKTQNKLEDASKKVNLACKQLVDQVNKLIIGKHEVEDIDYSKLSIHENKTAEMEQQVEILKLENALSSARKRLGEIRKFSYKDDDSGEE; encoded by the coding sequence ATGTTTTCATCCTTGGTTTCaagagaaggagagacAAAGAGGAGCCGCAAGACCAGCAGCAACATGTTCAGCTCGTCGAGACACGTCACAGACATCAGCACGGCGATCAAGAAGGCATGCACCCCTGAAGACACTGCTTCCAAGCGGAAACATGTGAGGGCCTGTATAGTGTACACGTGGGATCACAAGAGTTCCAAGGATTTCTGGGAGACAATGAAGGTCGTTCCTTTGAAGAACACCGACACACAGTTGTTTAAGGCGTTGATTCTCATCCACAAGGTGCTGCAGGAGGGACACCCTTCCGCATTGGTTGGAGGATTCAAGAACATGGAATGGATATCCAATTTGGACACCTTGAGAACTCTAGACAGACGGTTCCAGGTGCTAATTCCAGAATACGTCAATTACATCCTACAAAAGTTGAGGTTCCATCATAATCACCGCGGTTTCAATGGTACCTTTGAATATGAGGAGTATGTATCGTTGAGAACTGTATCGGATCCAAACGAGGGTTATGACGCTATCTTAGACTTGACTTCATTGCAAGACTCTTTAGACTCGTTTGGTAGAGATATTTTTGCAACGGTTCGTAATAACAACTCCGAATGTATCATTAGTGCATTGGTGCCAATTGTTGCAGAATCATATGGTATCTATAAATTCTTAATCTCAATGCTCAGGGCAATGTACAAAATGTCGGATTCGGCAGAAATTTTGGAACCGCTGAAGTCTAAATTTGAAGACCAGCATGAACGTCTATATGACTTTTATGCAAACTGCTCCAATATTCGGTACTTGACAACATTAATAACTATTCCGAAGCTACCATTCGAGGCCCCAAACTTGattattcaaaatgatgaagatgaaaacgTCAATTTACCGCCTTTGACAGAACAGAAAACTGCCGCTACGACTTTGAGGCATTCACCAACACCTTTTGAGCAAGAAAATGAGcgtcaacaacaacaagcTCCTATTGCGACCCAACCAACAGGTATGGTTAGAAATGCATTTGTTGAACAACAGCAACTCTATgagcagcaacaacaacaattggaGCAACAACGCCAGGCAGaattacaacaacaacagcaacagcaattggcacaacaacaatactGGGAGCAACAACAGAGACAACAAGCTGAAGCTCAACAGTTGGCTCAGCAGcagttgttgttggatcAGGCTCAAAGACATGCACAGGGACGAGTTGCTGAATTGGAAAGAGACATTTTAACTTTAAAGGGGCAGTATGATAATGATCAGCTCATGCTTCAGAGCTATGATCAAAAAGTTCAGGCGCTAGAGAATGAATTGGCATCCACGACTCAAACTGCACAAGAACAGTTGGCTTCCAAGGACGAGCAATTGAACTTACTacaagaacaagttgaatattggaaaaataaGTATGAATCCCTAGCCAAATTGTACTCTCAACTTAGAACTGAGCACCTAAACCTTTTGACTAAATCGAAAAAGATCCAACAGAAGGCTGCATCTGCTCAGGAAGCTATTGAAAAGCgtgaaaaacttgaaagGGACATGAAGGCCAAGAATATTGAATTGGCAGATTTGATCAAGGAAAGAGATAGGGCTAGATTAGAGCTTGAAAGATTCAAGAATGGCACTAAAACCGATCTGCAGActcttcaacttgaaaaggATGAACTGGAACAAAAGTTGGCTACCTTGGATAGGGCACAATCTGCTAATTTAACTGCTATTTTCAATCAACACAATAAGGAGTTGCAGGAATTGCAGAATAAATTTAAGGATGTTACCTTGAATGCACCCAGCGATGAGAAACTAAAACAACTTGAAGAGCAACTTCAAGAAAAGgatcttgaaattgaaatgatGCAACAAACTATGGATGAAACTATCAAAGATCTAGTAAAGACCCAAAATTctagagaagaaaaatctGAGATGCAGAATAAACTAAATTCTACCAAAGTTCTGGGCCTTATTGATGCTATTTTAAAATCGGGTATTAATAGAATTCAGGATGCTGTCTTTGAATTAGATTCTCCTATGCAAGCAGGTAATTTGAACTCTTCCCCGGAATATGTCTTAACTTTACTTGAGAAATCTTCTGGTTTGGTTACTGACTTTGCCTCAAGCTTTAATAACATGTTAGTAGATGGTGATAATGCCAATGAAGCTCTCGTCATTGATAGTATTACAAATTTTACAACATCAATCAGCGATATTTTACTGAATACAAAAGGTTTGACTAGATTAACAAAGCAGGATGATTTCCAAGATGATCTAATTGATACTGCGAAGGACATTGCTGAGATTTCTGAAGTTTATTTGGAGTCCCTATATCATTCGAATCTTGTCAATAAAAGTATTGATGATCAAACTGATATTGTAATCAATGGTAATATTGATGTTCAAGAGATCCTCCAAACATTATTACAGTTAGTAGAATCCATGAAGACACCTAGCTCCAAGATTGATCTCAGCAAAGTTGACGGTGAATTGAGTGATTTGGTTGATAAAGAAATGGAACATGCATCTAGAGTTATTGAGGAAGCTTCTGTTCATTTATCATCACTTTTGAATCAACCTTTTGATGTTTCAATGTCATCAATTGACATTGAAGTTAATAAGTCGATCTTGGCAGCTGCCTCCGCAATCATTACAGCCATTAAATACTTGATTCGTGCATCTATCGAATCTCAAGAAGAGATTGTCAATAATGGTAGAGGATCACATTCAAAAACGTCCTTTtataagaaaaataataagTGGACCGAAGGTTTAATATCAGCGTCTAAGTCAATTGCATATTCTACAAATACTTTGATAAGAATAGCAGACGGAGTCTTACAGAATAAGCATTCAAATGAAGAGTTGGTTGTGGCATCAAGAGAAGTTGCAGCATCCACAGCTCAGTTGGTTTCTGCCGCTAGAGTCAAATCCCAATTTATGTCAAAGACCCAGAACAAGCTAGAAGATGCGTCAAAGAAAGTCAACCTGGCTTGTAAACAACTAGTTGATCAAGTCAATAAATTGATAATTGGTAAACATGAAGTCGAAGATATCGATTATAGCAAACTTTCCATCCATGAAAATAAGACTGCGGAAATGGaacaacaagttgaaattttaaaactGGAGAACGCTCTTTCTTCAGCAAGAAAAAGATTGGGTGAAATCAGAAAGTTCAGTtataaagatgatgatagCGGTGAAGAGTGA
- a CDS encoding uncharacterized protein (PKUD0B01530; similar to Saccharomyces cerevisiae YGR012W; ancestral locus Anc_4.148), translating to MSGKAFVYSVIVSVSASILTYKIIKSLNGAAKDVPRKRENVADLIGNTPMVRIKSLSEATGCEIYAKLELANPGGSAKDRVALSVIRHFEEIGELVPGRGDVLFEGTSGSTGISFAMLCNSLGYTAHICLPDDTSLEKLQLLDSYGAEIEKVKPASIVDPNQYVNAARKGALALRNDKSTQANGVFADQFENDNNWRVHYNTTGPEIWEQMDHNIDYFITGSGTGGTIAGCSKFLKSVSRKVKIFLADPQGSGMFNRVKYGVMYDTVEKEGTRRRHQVDTIIEGVGLNRITHNFLQGEHCVDDAIRVTDEQAVRMARFLSSNDGLFVGSSSSINAVAAVKVAKNAAPGSRIVIIACDSGSRHLSKFWKEALKVDKNLTLEDVLNV from the coding sequence ATGTCAGGCAAGGCCTTTGTATACTCAGTTATAGTATCAGTCAGTGCTTCTATACTTACTtacaaaatcatcaagtCTTTGAATGGGGCTGCGAAAGATGTCCCCAGAAAGCGTGAAAATGTTGCTGACTTGATAGGAAATACACCAATGGTTAGAATCAAATCTTTGTCTGAGGCAACCGGCTGTGAGATTTATGCCAAGTTAGAACTTGCAAATCCTGGAGGCTCGGCCAAAGATAGAGTTGCATTGTCTGTCATCAGGcactttgaagaaattggagagTTAGTGCCTGGAAGAGGAGATGTATTGTTTGAAGGCACTTCTGGTTCAACAGGAATTTCATTTGCAATGTTATGCAATTCTCTTGGCTACACTGCCCACATCTGTTTGCCCGATGACACCTCTTTAGAAAAACTTCAGCTTTTGGATAGTTATGGTGCAGAGATTGAGAAAGTAAAGCCTGCATCGATTGTTGATCCAAACCAGTATGTCAATGCAGCTAGGAAAGGAGCACTAGCACTCAGAAATGATAAATCCACACAAGCAAATGGGGTTTTTGCTGATCAGTTTGAAAACGATAACAATTGGAGAGTTCATTATAACACTACGGGGCCCGAAATTTGGGAGCAAATGGATCACAACATTGATTATTTCATTACGGGCTCTGGAACTGGAGGAACTATTGCTGGATGTTCCAAGTTCCTGAAGTCTGTCAGCAGGAAagtcaaaatatttttagCTGATCCACAGGGCTCAGGTATGTTCAACCGAGTAAAATATGGCGTGATGTACGACACTGTGGAAAAGGAAGGTACTAGACGTAGACATCAAGTTGATACAATAATTGAGGGTGTTGGTTTGAACAGAATTACTCATAATTTTCTTCAGGGTGAACACTGTGTCGATGATGCCATTAGGGTTACTGATGAGCAAGCAGTTCGCATGGCTAGATTTTTAAGCTCAAATGACGGATTGTTTGTAGGTTCAAGCAGCAGCATTAATGCTGTTGCGGCAGTCAAAGTGGCTAAAAATGCAGCCCCTGGTTCTAGGATAGTCATTATTGCCTGTGATTCCGGCTCTCGTCATTTATCTAAGTTTTGGAAGGAAGCATTAAAAGTGGATAAAAACCTTACACTGGAAGATGTTTTGAATGTATGA
- a CDS encoding uncharacterized protein (PKUD0B01540; similar to Saccharomyces cerevisiae YMR134W; ancestral locus Anc_2.397), whose translation MNFGDNLTKLYERARTNDAVVLFNAFTNKYILRTLNKTEFTSHLVQSAPSRIVTVTLIYMGILLAAYEIVLHTGVFLGIWKNPADEVFKEIPVHCAHVYVNINLIKKEDARRKHDQSVKPKYLLKYPIVYHFEFSPEEYAHEEFGTDLKFLKGKVQQWFLTSEVYHHNKEEISEEITMDDFKFYNKHRELLVGDDKYLCDLDIGTGETVYCVIHY comes from the coding sequence ATGAATTTTGGAGATAACCTGACCAAGTTATATGAACGGGCTAGGACAAATGATGCGGTTGTTTTGTTCAATGCCTTTACAAATAAATACATCCTTAGAACACTTAATAAAACAGAGTTTACGTCACATTTAGTACAATCAGCACCTTCTAGAATAGTTACAGTTACATTAATATACATGGGTATTTTATTAGCTGCATATGAAATTGTGCTACATACTGGTGTGTTTTTGGGGATTTGGAAGAATCCGGCTGATGAAGTGTTCAAGGAGATTCCAGTTCACTGTGCACACGTCTATGTCAACATAAACCTGATAAAAAAGGAGGATGCAAGAAGGAAACATGATCAATCAGTAAAGCCAAAGTATCTTCTCAAGTACCCTATTGTGTACCACTTCGAATTCAGTCCTGAAGAATACGCACatgaagaatttggaaCAGATTTGAAGTTCTTGAAAGGCAAAGTTCAACAATGGTTTCTGACCTCAGAGGTATACCATCACAACAAGGAGGAAATCAGTGAAGAAATTACGATGGATGACTTCAAATTCTATAATAAACACCGGGAGCTATTGGTGGGAGACGACAAATACCTTTGTGATTTGGATATCGGAACAGGAGAAACAGTTTACTGTGTCATTCATTATTAa